In a single window of the Tellurirhabdus bombi genome:
- a CDS encoding diadenylate cyclase: protein MIVALRVFFLDIDWVDVLDILLVALLLYQIYYIVRGSIASRVFLGYLLVYLFYLTVKAIGLQLLTTILEYFISVGALALIIIFQQEIRRFLLIIGKSTHIPNSQLFRRWFGQTSASESSTPLKPILEGCKVLASEFTGGLLVIGKNDGLEKYVQSGELLDAVLSKRMLVSIFSQYSPLRDGAAIIIDGRLRAARCILPASENDELPTTTGFRHRAALGISEATDAAAIAISEQTGRIALAIDGELFVNLTSTELEERLQKYLFETSRPRRREEVE from the coding sequence TTTTAGACATCGACTGGGTTGATGTTTTGGATATTCTTCTGGTAGCCCTCCTACTCTACCAAATTTATTACATTGTACGGGGCAGTATAGCCAGCCGCGTTTTTCTGGGGTATTTGCTGGTTTACTTGTTTTATTTGACCGTCAAAGCAATTGGCCTGCAACTCCTCACTACCATTCTGGAGTATTTTATCAGTGTGGGTGCGCTGGCGCTGATCATTATCTTTCAGCAGGAAATTCGGCGCTTTCTGCTTATCATCGGTAAATCGACGCACATTCCGAACAGCCAGTTGTTCCGTCGCTGGTTTGGGCAAACCAGCGCTTCTGAATCGTCTACGCCCTTAAAACCAATCCTGGAAGGGTGCAAAGTGCTAGCCTCCGAATTTACGGGCGGCTTGCTGGTGATCGGCAAAAATGACGGTCTGGAAAAATACGTGCAATCGGGTGAGTTGCTGGACGCGGTTTTGTCGAAGCGCATGCTGGTATCCATTTTCAGTCAGTATAGCCCACTGCGGGATGGTGCAGCCATCATCATCGATGGGCGGTTGCGGGCAGCGCGCTGTATTTTGCCCGCCTCTGAAAACGACGAACTTCCAACTACCACCGGCTTTCGGCACCGGGCCGCGCTGGGCATCTCGGAAGCAACGGATGCCGCTGCCATCGCAATTTCAGAGCAAACGGGCCGTATCGCCCTGGCTATTGATGGCGAGCTTTTCGTCAATCTTACCAGCACCGAACTGGAGGAACGCCTGCAAAAGTACCTTTTTGAAACCAGCCGTCCGCGCCGTCGGGAAGAAGTCGAATGA
- a CDS encoding ATP-dependent DNA helicase — MNDTLTPAQLLAKRFPFKPTKGQQDFFERMGQFLLPQEQERYRDCFLLKGYAGTGKTTLISTLIKVLPKLGYKSVLLAPTGRAAKVMANYSKRMAQTIHRKIYRQIADANSGSLAFQRQKNYHEDTIFIVDEASMISDDAEIGMNGLLADLIDYIFENPGNKIMLVGDVAQLPPIGKELSPALDAGYLERQFDLTVFGQELTEVMRQEEDSGILINATSLRNTLHQEAPVIQFSTRHFRDIYKMTGERLEDGIRYAHDKYGRENTIIITRSNKTAVQYNQYIRRSINQCEEELDAGDLLMIVRNNYTVLDDDSPAGFLANGDFVEVMKIRKREEIHGLRFATVLLRLVDYDEQPEFETKIILDTLYSASPALGREENKNLYESVQKDYFYIKSKRERSEAIRRDPYLSALQVKFAYALTCHKAQGGQWSAVFIDQGYLPDGQVNQEFVRWLYTALTRATDEAFLMNFAPQFFH; from the coding sequence ATGAATGATACCCTCACGCCTGCCCAGTTGCTGGCAAAACGCTTTCCGTTTAAACCTACCAAAGGCCAGCAGGATTTTTTCGAGCGCATGGGGCAATTTCTTCTTCCACAAGAACAGGAACGCTACCGAGATTGCTTTTTACTGAAAGGATATGCCGGAACCGGGAAAACGACGCTGATCAGTACGCTGATCAAGGTGTTGCCCAAATTGGGTTATAAATCCGTTTTACTGGCGCCAACGGGCCGGGCGGCCAAGGTCATGGCCAACTACTCGAAGCGCATGGCCCAGACCATCCACCGGAAAATTTACCGCCAGATTGCCGATGCCAATTCGGGAAGCCTGGCGTTTCAGCGGCAGAAAAATTACCACGAAGACACCATTTTTATTGTCGATGAAGCATCGATGATTAGCGATGACGCCGAGATTGGCATGAACGGGTTGCTCGCCGATCTTATTGATTACATTTTCGAGAATCCGGGTAATAAAATCATGCTGGTTGGGGATGTGGCCCAGTTGCCGCCCATTGGCAAAGAACTAAGCCCCGCGCTGGATGCAGGTTATCTCGAACGCCAATTTGACCTGACCGTTTTTGGCCAGGAGCTAACCGAAGTCATGCGGCAGGAAGAAGATTCGGGAATTCTGATCAACGCTACATCATTACGCAATACCCTGCATCAGGAAGCGCCTGTCATTCAATTTTCTACGCGTCATTTTCGCGACATTTACAAAATGACCGGGGAGCGCCTGGAAGACGGAATTCGGTATGCCCACGATAAATACGGTCGTGAAAATACCATCATTATCACGCGCTCCAATAAAACGGCGGTTCAGTATAACCAGTACATTCGTCGTTCCATTAACCAGTGTGAGGAAGAACTCGACGCCGGCGACTTGCTGATGATTGTGCGCAATAATTACACGGTTCTGGACGATGACAGCCCGGCGGGTTTTCTGGCCAATGGCGATTTTGTGGAGGTGATGAAAATCCGTAAGCGGGAAGAAATTCATGGCCTGCGGTTCGCCACTGTGCTGCTTCGTCTGGTCGATTATGACGAACAGCCCGAATTTGAAACCAAAATTATTCTGGATACACTCTATTCGGCATCTCCGGCCCTGGGGCGGGAAGAAAACAAAAATCTGTACGAAAGCGTCCAGAAAGATTATTTCTACATCAAATCAAAGCGCGAACGATCCGAAGCCATTCGCCGTGACCCTTACCTCAGTGCTCTGCAAGTGAAGTTTGCCTATGCTCTTACGTGCCACAAAGCCCAGGGGGGCCAATGGAGTGCGGTTTTCATCGACCAGGGTTATTTGCCTGATGGACAGGTAAATCAGGAATTTGTACGCTGGTTGTATACAGCATTGACCCGCGCCACGGACGAAGCTTTCCTGATGAACTTTGCCCCGCAATTTTTTCACTAG
- the ald gene encoding alanine dehydrogenase, whose protein sequence is MVIGVPKEIKNNENRVALTPAGVAELRKHGHTVYVQVNAGQGSGFEDEEYIEAGATMLPTIEEVYGIAEMIIKVKEPIAQEYDLIKEDQLLFTYFHFASSEELTQAMIERKAICLAYETVEKADRSLPLLVPMSEVAGRMAIQEGAKYLEKPLKGRGILLGGVPGVKPANVLVLGGGIVGTQAAKMAAGLGAHVTIMDISLPRLRYLSDIMPPNVTTMMSNDYSIREQVKQADLIVGAVLIPGAKAPHLITREMLKLMRRGTVLVDVAVDQGGCIETCVPTTHENPTYIIDDVVHYCVANMPGAVPYTSTLALTNATLPYALQLANKGWVKACNSNEELRKGLNVVNGKIVYQGVAEAFNLPLTDIKEILREEEITA, encoded by the coding sequence ATGGTTATTGGAGTCCCCAAAGAAATAAAAAATAATGAAAACCGCGTTGCTTTAACGCCTGCGGGTGTTGCTGAGTTACGTAAGCATGGTCATACTGTTTACGTACAGGTCAATGCAGGTCAAGGTAGTGGTTTTGAAGACGAGGAATACATTGAGGCCGGTGCCACAATGCTCCCCACGATCGAAGAAGTATATGGCATCGCCGAGATGATTATCAAGGTGAAGGAGCCAATTGCGCAGGAGTATGATCTTATCAAAGAAGACCAGCTTCTGTTCACGTATTTCCACTTCGCTTCTTCCGAAGAATTGACGCAGGCGATGATCGAGCGGAAGGCTATCTGTCTGGCTTATGAAACGGTAGAGAAAGCGGATCGTTCTCTGCCTTTGCTGGTTCCAATGTCAGAAGTAGCTGGCCGGATGGCTATTCAGGAAGGGGCTAAATACCTCGAGAAACCTTTGAAAGGCCGTGGTATTCTGCTGGGTGGCGTTCCGGGTGTAAAACCTGCTAACGTATTGGTTCTGGGTGGCGGTATTGTTGGAACACAAGCGGCTAAAATGGCGGCGGGTCTGGGTGCCCACGTTACCATTATGGATATTAGCCTGCCTCGTTTGCGGTACCTGTCGGACATTATGCCGCCGAACGTAACCACGATGATGTCCAATGACTACAGCATTCGCGAGCAGGTAAAGCAAGCGGATCTTATCGTTGGTGCCGTGTTGATTCCGGGTGCCAAAGCGCCCCACCTTATCACGCGGGAAATGCTGAAACTCATGCGCCGGGGTACGGTATTGGTTGATGTTGCCGTTGATCAAGGCGGTTGCATCGAAACCTGCGTACCGACAACACACGAAAATCCAACGTATATCATTGATGACGTCGTGCATTATTGCGTAGCGAACATGCCCGGTGCCGTTCCATATACATCAACCTTGGCATTGACGAACGCGACTCTTCCGTATGCGTTGCAGTTAGCCAATAAAGGATGGGTGAAAGCGTGTAACAGCAACGAAGAACTGCGTAAAGGCCTGAATGTCGTAAACGGTAAAATAGTTTATCAGGGTGTAGCCGAAGCTTTCAACCTGCCACTGACTGACATTAAAGAGATTTTGCGCGAAGAAGAGATAACGGCTTAA
- a CDS encoding Lrp/AsnC family transcriptional regulator, with product MNGLDKVDRQILTLLQENAQLTIQEIGQQINLSKTPVHERIKRLERDGVIDRYVTLVNKKKVGSSLIIYCQVTLDKQTRDTFIDFDQSIAKLPEVIECNRVSGTFDYLLKIVAQDMESYNRFYQDHLSVLPGILHISSFFVMSEVKNTTVIPVD from the coding sequence ATGAACGGGTTAGATAAAGTAGACCGGCAAATCCTGACCCTTCTCCAGGAAAATGCCCAACTAACAATTCAGGAGATTGGACAACAAATTAATCTGTCTAAAACGCCGGTTCATGAACGCATTAAGCGGCTAGAACGGGATGGCGTTATTGATCGCTACGTAACGTTGGTAAACAAGAAAAAGGTCGGCAGTTCGCTCATTATTTACTGCCAGGTAACACTCGACAAGCAAACGCGTGACACCTTTATCGACTTTGACCAATCTATTGCCAAACTCCCTGAGGTAATTGAATGCAACCGCGTCTCCGGAACGTTTGATTATTTGTTAAAAATTGTTGCTCAGGACATGGAAAGCTACAATCGATTTTATCAGGACCACCTCTCGGTATTACCCGGCATCCTGCACATCAGCAGCTTTTTTGTTATGTCTGAAGTAAAAAATACCACTGTTATTCCGGTTGACTAG